One genomic region from Carettochelys insculpta isolate YL-2023 chromosome 4, ASM3395843v1, whole genome shotgun sequence encodes:
- the SCRG1 gene encoding scrapie-responsive protein 1: MMEMKILSALVLLSMLLGINTMPFSRLSCYKKVLKDHNCHSIPEGVASLRRSDGNLQDHFWGGQNCEMICYCNFSELLCCPKGIFFGPKISFVIPCRNQ; the protein is encoded by the exons ATGATGGAAATGAAGATTCTATCAGCTCTTGTTTTGCTGAGCATGCTGCTTGGCATTAATACAATGCCTTTCAGTCGCCTTTCTTGTTACAAGAAAGTGCTAAAAGATCACAACTGTCACAGCATTCCAGAAGGTGTGGCCAGTCTTCGACGCAGTGATGGGAATCTTCAAGACCACTTCTGGGGAGGGCAAAACTGTGAGATGATCTGTTACTGCAATTTTAGCGAATTACTCTGCTGCCCAAA AGGTATTTTCTTTGGACCGAAGATCTCTTTTGTGATTCCTTGCCGCAATCAATGA